One stretch of Janibacter limosus DNA includes these proteins:
- the rsmI gene encoding 16S rRNA (cytidine(1402)-2'-O)-methyltransferase: MPLVLAATPIGDPRDASPRLREELAGADVIAAEDTRRLRGLAARIGVDLPPRVVSYHEHNEATKTAELLELVREGQRVVLVTDAGMPSVSDPGYRFVRACIDADQVVTCVPGPSAVLMALAVSGLPVDRFCFEGFLPRKAGERRSVLQEVASERRTMVFFEAPHRIAASLEIMAEVLGADREAAVCRELTKTYEEVRRGGLAELAEWAAEGVKGEITIVVGGAEERSVSLEDAVAEVLARKDRGARLKDVCAAVATSTGHGKKALYDAVVAHRMSLSD; encoded by the coding sequence ATGCCTCTCGTCCTCGCAGCCACACCCATCGGCGATCCGCGCGACGCCAGCCCGCGTCTGCGCGAGGAGCTCGCCGGGGCGGACGTCATCGCCGCGGAGGACACCCGGCGCCTGCGCGGCCTCGCCGCCCGGATCGGTGTCGACCTGCCGCCGCGCGTCGTGAGCTACCACGAGCACAACGAGGCGACCAAGACCGCCGAGCTGCTCGAGCTGGTGCGCGAGGGGCAGCGGGTCGTCCTCGTCACCGACGCCGGGATGCCCTCGGTGTCCGACCCGGGCTACCGCTTCGTGCGGGCCTGCATCGACGCCGACCAGGTCGTCACCTGCGTCCCCGGCCCGAGCGCGGTGCTGATGGCACTGGCCGTCTCGGGGCTGCCGGTCGACCGCTTCTGCTTCGAGGGCTTCCTCCCGCGCAAGGCGGGGGAGCGGCGCTCGGTCCTGCAGGAGGTCGCGTCGGAGAGGCGCACGATGGTCTTCTTCGAGGCGCCCCACCGCATCGCCGCCTCCCTGGAGATCATGGCCGAGGTACTGGGGGCCGACCGTGAGGCCGCCGTCTGCCGCGAGCTGACCAAGACCTACGAGGAGGTCCGCCGCGGCGGTCTCGCCGAGCTCGCCGAGTGGGCCGCAGAGGGGGTCAAGGGCGAGATCACCATCGTCGTCGGCGGGGCCGAGGAGAGGAGCGTCTCCCTCGAGGACGCCGTGGCCGAGGTGCTGGCCCGCAAGGACCGCGGCGCCCGGCTCAAGGACGTCTGCGCCGCGGTGGCCACGTCCACCGGGCACGGCAAGAAGGCCCTCTACGACGCCGTGGTGGCCCACCGCATGTCCCTCTCAGACTGA